A window of Melopsittacus undulatus isolate bMelUnd1 chromosome 10, bMelUnd1.mat.Z, whole genome shotgun sequence genomic DNA:
CAAAGCCTGGGGGAACCGTAGGGCAACCCCGAGGTAACAGCCAGGGCTGTACTTGTGTCTCACCGTCGCTGTGTGGAACCAGGAACTGAGCTGTCCGTGCTCAGAgcaaggggagagcagggaaagcTCAACACCAGGGTCTCCAGCAAGAGCCATGAGCTGGCCGGGAAACACCTTCACATTGTTGTCAGCAGTCTAACAGTTACAAAAACTGGCTGCAATATGTTATCTTCATAACAATGTAGTCTAGTTTTTCCTCATTTACATTGAATGCAGTAGCATTCTAGCTTACACTTCCATTGTCTTTAGCACTATATTCACTTTGTGAAACACTGTGATTGCACAGAATATATAGAAACTGTATTATAGTCAATATCAGTTATTTAAGCATAATGCACCACAGGGTGACTAAATGCACCAGGCCCTTCACTTATTAACAGTTCAGACTGCAGCTTGCAGAAACTAAAGCACAGTTCTCTGCTCCTGTCTTGTTTTCCCTACATTCTTTAATCAAAGTGCAGCAGCAATCAGTTAATGCAAAGATCCATAGCCTTACCTGCTCCATTTCCACCGGCATTTCAGGCATTGCCCCAAGCTACGGAAGGAATTAATCAGCCTAGGAAGTtactgcagttctgctgcacACTCGTCCCTTTGTCTGCTTTGCCTGCAGAGAGCACATggactgaaaagcagcagtggcttAACTGACCTTTGAAACCGAAATGCTAATCCAAGCCCTACATCACGTGTGGCTCTGAGTCGTGCTAAGCTTTTGGGCGATTCCCAGTGGTACCATTTAAGCAGCTCCGGAGGGACTTAAATCTGTACTTCATAACCGTCAGCATGAGTGAGTGCAGCCATTGTGTGCATCAAATTTATTCAGAGCACCAGCAGAGTCTTGTGCAGTTTCCCTTTTACAGGAAACAGGAAGAGGGCTCTCATTAGGTCACCTGGGTTGAGGAGTCTCACAACTCTTCCTTTCACATTTAAACCCACTGCAACCTTGCTGCAATGCAGTgagacagaaataatttcttgctAAATTAgtgtcttttaaattaaaaagtatgTTCCACAAAATGCAAGTAGTTGATTCTTGCAGTGAATACCTCAGAGTATCACATGTGATGTACCAGTATCAAGGTTTCAGATTTTAACAGGTATTCCATATCTGCATGAAACTGGTAAACCACTTCAAGTTGACACAAAGCACTCAAGATCTCTCCTTCAGTTCTGTATTTCTCCCCGGTCTGCTCTATATTGTTTAGGTACCTTTTAAAGCTAAACCAGAACCTGACATTGCTGTAAGGCTAGCATAATTAGTTGCTGGAGTGACCTACTCTTGTCAACATAAGCATGCTCTCAGAAgcttaaaaaagaatttaaatggcACTGCCAGTTAAGATAGAAGGTTTTAATGAAGGCTTGTATGAAAACAATTTGTAGTCATCATAAAAGTACAGTCTTGTGATATATGCAGTGTTTTGCTTCACTCCATATACTTTCACCCTCTGACAAACTCTTGCTAACTTAATGCAGgacatttcaaacagaaatcaaggttcagttaaaaaaaaacacaactgtaCTTTCCCCATTGCCATGTTTTGAGTTTTGTGGAAGCTTCTGTTAATATTTGCTTGCCCTAATCTCTCTTGAAATAAAAGgctcatttacatttttaaaactatatTAAACTAAGGTTGTCTCACTTTTTGGCATGAAGGCTTTTCAGACTTCAACATTCTGATTTGTGAACAGATTTTTGTCTCAAAACTCCCCATGGAAGTAGAACAGCACAGAAAGTGCGCAACTCCAGCAGCCATACATGAAATAATGTCATCTTGTGAGAATACTGTAGGAGCTGTGGAGTGTCACCTACTGCATTTTCAATTGTTCACTAATGTGTCCCTTGCCACCCCCTTGCTCACCAGGCACTTTGGTGGCTCAATTCACATGCACCAACCAGCATGTAACCTCAGGGTTTCTAATACAACCATGGTCTCATCCAGTGAGACAGGCTAACACACATTTACTCTACAATTTTCTTTTACTCCCTCTCATCTTTCAGACAAGAAAACTTCCATATTTTTCCCCACAAGGAGAACTCCAGTATTAAATGCTTTCGGAGATCTTACTAAAATACACCTTTCAACACTTAAAAAAGCTGCTAAATTGAACACTAAATTCCTCAATTCAAGCACCTTCAGTTAATCCTCATCCTTGTTCAAGTAATCCAGCACACACTATGATGGCAGTAACAGACGAAACCTAGCAATTTCTTTCCCTGGTCTTAATACATGTTTTTGGTACCTCATTTCCCACGTATTATCAATCCTTTGTAAGCCCATAATGTCAGTATAAATGGCGGTATCTCCAACACATCAAGCTTTATGTActgcctctgcagcatccaTGTGCAGGGTATTAGTAGGTACAATATCAAGAACACAGAGTTCTACATTTCACTTGAGTGCCAGTACTTACTTGTGTATTAAGAGAAACTCACAGGAAATGAGTGGATAAGGGAATTGCAGGTTGTACGTATTGTACAGTTCCACTAAATTTCTGTAGGATTGCAGAATACACAGTCTTTGAGTCAAGACTGACACTGGGCTTTTTTACAAAGATTTAAGACTAGAGCAAAGAACATTAAGTCAATTACACTGTGATTTGAGTTTGGATTTTATCCCCAGTTTATGAGAGAAATAAACAAGTTCTTTAATTGAAAACTTCTATTGTGCTGAGATGTTCTTAAAGTTTAGATGCAAACAGATTCTTTCCATGTTGCCAAAATTAAGGTCTGTACAATAAATGTGCGTACATGGCAGGGATCCTCCCACCCCATTAAGACAAGTTCCATTGTTATTCCCCTTCAGGTAGCATTGATCAGTTACAACAACTACAAACTTATGCCTCTGGGAGTCCAGTGAGCTCAGCATTCAGGAAACAGACATTTCTCTGAAGATGCTAATCTTAGCATCAGTATACTAACATTTACCTAAACTCAAATTGACTGCATCTGAGTAGCAGATCCTCTTCTGAAGATCAACAGCTGCAGTATCCAGCCCAAGGATTGAAATTAGCATGTCCTGAACATAGATCCCATTAAGAATATCAAAACTGTACAGTCCAGTTTTCTACACTGGTTCTATATTATGTGGGCCACAGAGAAGAAAGTGTCTCCTGGCAGCATTGCTGTCACTGGTATTAAACCAAccataaataacaaaattaaacattatAAAACCATgagacagaataaaaaaaacataattcatGACACTAAATTTAATGCATTATCCTTACTCTCAAGTGCTTATTCACCTCTTCTTAAGTTTCTCTGTCTAAACTAAGCTaagcagctccagcacacaaAACCAGGAATCGGTGAATTAAAGAGCACAGTGTTGTTACCAGGCACCTGGAACATAGTTACCTGTATGCTCATGGCTTCTCAGTAATAACATAACCAAGCATagtttttctaaaaatatatagGTTTAGACCATTTCTGTAGTAGTACCATTAAGTTGTATTATATACTGCATCCAGGTTCACCTTGAACAGTAGTCTTTTGAAGTCTTCTGTAGTACATGATGGAGTTTATTGGTGACCTACGGTATTTTTCTTAGTACCAAGAGActaaattttgtttttattacctGCAATGGAAGAACATTACTAAGGTTGTGGTGGGAGCAATAGTCAAACCCCCATAGAATAATTATTTGTAGTGCCTTTCTCCCCCCCAGCAGACACCTCATACACCAGGCAAGCCATAATTTCAGACTCTGGAATACACTGTAATGAAGGTCTGGTTGAGATCTCTTCCCTCCCACACCCTCCTCCACTGCTTTCCTTTGTGCCCCCTGTGTTCTTGGCATCTTTCCCTCTAACTCCACATTCATCTGCCAGCCTTTTACACCTACAGTAGTGTAAAGGTCCTGCTGGGTAGCAGCTGGAGACACTGCCTGACACCTGACTAGCGGTAACATTAAGCTGTATGACAGAAGAAGAACTGAGCCCACACACTACTTGCTCAGGCTGGGTTGTGAGAAACTGAGCTGAAAAGCACAACAGCAAACCTGGGGCACTGGAGTGCCCTGCTGAGGCAGCCCTCTGCCATCTAGTGTGAAACATGCGATGCcattctcctctcttccccgAAGGCAGCAGACTATGCAAGACTGTTGTACTTTCTTCAGTTAAACTTAAGAGGTACAAAGACATAGTTACATCAATATCTAAGCTTACCTTCTCTAAAAGGAGTTTTTGGAGGAATATTTTCCTTGCTATCATGCTGAAAAGCTTTAGAAGGATCGAAACGCCGAATGCCCTGAATAGCATGCAGTTGCTCCTGAAGATCTctattgctttgcttttctttggctAGCAATGCACGCAGTTTTGAGACATCCTAGAGAAAACATAATACTTGGAAGTTAGATTGAGAACTAAGAAAAGCCTGCTTCCTCATTTACTGAAACAGACCTTCTGACtaacactaaacacaaacatACATACACAATCATTAGtagcattaaaaaacaaatgaaagacaaatatACAAGTGTTAGAGAAACCAGCACCACTGTATAACTGCTGTATAAGATCACTAAGCACTATGGTAGCCTGAAACTTTCAGGTGATGCTCTCAGCAGATGGTTCACTAAGCCTACAACCTCCAAAAGGGTAAGAAAAACCAACCAAGCTAAAAGTAGGGGTAGTTATTTGCACTGGTGATCCTTCTGTATGTCATATATTCAGTCAGAACTAAAACAGTTTCTCAGTGTTTCTGGAGGCTGGTGGTTTGTTCTAATCTAGCTCCTGCAAGGAATGTTATGATCACAGAAAACAAGTAGCTCGCAGGATGAGTCTATAAATATTTAGAGCAGCAACCAATCAAGCAAATTAATAGCTTACagttttttaacttttcatttcaCAAACCTGCTTTAGGTGCGCATTATCTTCCTTCAACTTCATAACATGCTTGATTTTTTGCTTCTGGTTCTGGTGGCCAAGTAGTTTAGCATATGCATCACTTAGCTTATTCAGTTCTTCTTGGGCAGCACCATGCTCATTTAAGAGTGCATTCTTCTCTGCTTCAAATGCATCTAGTTGTTGCTGAAATACACACAGAATCTTTcagaaatctttaaaataaacatagcTTTTTAATGAATCAAAATCTACAAAGAGACTGTTTTGGGAAGGGGAATAGCTAGTTTAAGGGATAGAAGGAACCGGTTATGGGACAAATGCCTTAGCTTGTCTATTTCTTAAGACTAAAAGTTAAGCTAACTGCACAAGTTTTAAGAGTTAATAATAAAACATCTACTTGGTAACACACCTGAAAAGGCTTTGTCTTGTTATATAAGTCCTCATACAGATTACACCAGGTCTTTATCTCTTCTTCTAAGCTAGAAATCACATCTTCATTTATGGTTTCCCTAAAAAGCAAGAAGTGGAATTTCATTATGTTCATGGTTAACTCTCAGCACTTCTTCACACTGTTGCTTTGATGTGCTTCAATATGCATGCTCAGTTTGAGAAAAGTCACCTTGGTCTTTCCACTTCgagttttcttttcagatcttTGGTTTGCTCATCTAGTTTTTCCTGAAGTTTAGTCATTTGTGCAAGGCAAGACTCTTTTGTTCTCTCCGTTTCTGCTTCTTTTAGTGCAAGCTTTGTCTGGATGTCTAACAGCATCCTGAGGAAAATATTATCCATCTTTAATAAgccctttatttatttacactACTCAAAATCTGAAACCACAAGTACCCACTACTGAAAAGCCGTTAGGAGACCTGAAAGATTAGCACAAACAGTGCTTCAAAAGAACAGTATAGAAACAGACAGAACATACAAAACAGACCGGTTTTCTGATGCATATGAGCTTAATGAATTTTGGCTGTCAATATTTTCAACCCTccaaacagagaaaaggaagaaatgtaagGTTACACCAAATACTGATTTTATCTAGTGGAGCACCATATTAACTTCTAGTTAGGAAGGGAAGCCCTAGTTGGCATTCTTTATCCTAAAGAAAAATTTGTCTGAATAGTACCTTGCAcattcttcttttgctttgttcttagtgttttctgcttcttgaaGCAGCTGTAGATTATCTTGGCCTACTTTTTTTAGGCTGGCAACCTCTTCTTGCAAAGAAGTATTCTCTGCCTTAAGACCActtatttcttcagctgttgttttcttgtAACTAGTATAAGAAGAATCGTGTGACTTTAGGCCTTACAAAAGCTCATACTAACAAGTACAATAGACTTTATAATCTCTTAAAGTTATAAAAAAATCCAACGTATTTCCATAAAGCCACAAGTAGTAATATTGCAACAAGTTCTGCAATACAGCTATTCTCATATTTTGGTAGATGCTGTAAAATACCAAAGACCTGCTGTATCTGAAGCTTATTTTAAACACCAAAAGACCTGCTATCTGCAGCTTGCATTGGCAAATACCCCACTGGATTCTTCATGGGTGCCTTGCATACTTAGCAATAACAGTATcactttttaaatgcttccaCAACCTGGATATTGTGAGAGGAAGGATCTGCAAGAaccttagaaaaataataacaattccATGTAAATTTCAAGCCTACTTAGGAAGTCTTTTTGCAAGATATTTTAGGCAAAGAGAAGACCATCACTAGTTACAGCTCTGAGATTCAAGAGCACTAGAGTATTTTAATTGGTTACACTTTGGAAGAAGCATCCAGTTTCCTGTACTAGACAGCAAGGATGTTGTTACACTTGACTAGTACTCAAAAGGCATCAATTTCTTAATGACATCAAATACTCCAAAGTCCTCTGCTCTAATGCTGTACCAATGCTCATACACAGTGTTAAGTCTCATAGCATATGAATAAACAGCCAATTTTATTGTAATCTTAAAAGATAATCCCTGTCCTAGAACTTAATGAGACTCAAATACCTTTCAAACTCAGCAACAGTCTCTCCAAGTTTACGCAGTGTattgctctgctcttcctggATTTGCAGAACAGCTTTGCTGTGCATTTCATTGATTTGCTCCAACTCAGCATTCTTCCTGAAATAAAAGTTAATCATTCCATGATGGAGATAAGTATGTCTAAACAATGCTGTTACCAGTTACAGAAGGCTTGCAGTGGCAGCAGTAAATTGTGACAACCTAGTAACTTCTCTGCCACAACTTGAAATAAAGCACCATTTTCACAGCAGATTTAACTATCTCCCCTGCCTTATTTCCCATGGTAAGTACAGCATAAATTGAACACGTAACAGCAGACTTTCAgtatatttacaaataaaaagcttGCTTGAAAATCTTTCCTAGTCATTGCCTTTTTCAGGGTAGAAGCATCCAATGACATGCACGTAGCTTACCCTTCACAGCAACATCATATTACTACAGTACTGGCATTTCAAGCAAGTCTCAGCACGCTGATTATATTGTACTAAATTAAGACCATATAAAACTGATTCAAGTAATTATTGATGGTTATTTGGCCTGATCACTATGAATAATcaacaaacaagaagaaataagtCAAGATCTGTTCACGTCTCTAAAACCTGAATTAAGCTTAGTAGCTTTGTTTACACtattagtattttttcctttcagatgctTAGAATTAGGAAGTTCATTTCACAAACCCTTTCAGCTTTACTTCCATCTGTGAAAGTTGAAGAGCTTGAGATTTGATTTCTTGCTCCAACCGCTTCACCAactttccagctttcttctcCTGAGCATGCAATTTGTTCAGCTCATTCATAGTATCATTCAGCTCTTCTTCAAGAAGACGTCTCTCATTTGTTACCTCATCTTGAAACTCTAGTAACTTCTGGTGCATTGATGCAGATGACTCCT
This region includes:
- the HMMR gene encoding hyaluronan mediated motility receptor isoform X2; the protein is MASRSAALSRCSQRSDGLKNSLSSETCQWVRKQKSDTNLSNEKSAPTPVTVRRLTSLGSTPANGTLKPKRDALLIKEKKKQKTLEKEIRALVRERGEQDKKLQALGEDFAKNEAKLSAAVQEKTSLLANVACLKKQLLELRRTNELLKSKLSEDGTQKKMSSLCLELMKLRNQRDAKEKTALAKQEDMEMKLQEVQRNLEHSQGKVAQLQEKLSATEKEKVEEKSDTEKLLEYVTELSRVAETVEKYKLDVAQMEETVIKKDQDIEILRATLKTKEEESFKLIQELNDRCQLLQQEKEKELLEIRGKFQSMNAEIDDLKKKIRFEEQEHQKLLQKHEEIVSQLKQEKESSASMHQKLLEFQDEVTNERRLLEEELNDTMNELNKLHAQEKKAGKLVKRLEQEIKSQALQLSQMEVKLKGKNAELEQINEMHSKAVLQIQEEQSNTLRKLGETVAEFESYKKTTAEEISGLKAENTSLQEEVASLKKVGQDNLQLLQEAENTKNKAKEECARMLLDIQTKLALKEAETERTKESCLAQMTKLQEKLDEQTKDLKRKLEVERPRETINEDVISSLEEEIKTWCNLYEDLYNKTKPFQQQLDAFEAEKNALLNEHGAAQEELNKLSDAYAKLLGHQNQKQKIKHVMKLKEDNAHLKQDVSKLRALLAKEKQSNRDLQEQLHAIQGIRRFDPSKAFQHDSKENIPPKTPFREGNKNKI
- the HMMR gene encoding hyaluronan mediated motility receptor isoform X1, coding for MASRSAALSRCSQRSACTLIQQSCDVKSSDGLKNSLSSETCQWVRKQKSDTNLSNEKSAPTPVTVRRLTSLGSTPANGTLKPKRDALLIKEKKKQKTLEKEIRALVRERGEQDKKLQALGEDFAKNEAKLSAAVQEKTSLLANVACLKKQLLELRRTNELLKSKLSEDGTQKKMSSLCLELMKLRNQRDAKEKTALAKQEDMEMKLQEVQRNLEHSQGKVAQLQEKLSATEKEKVEEKSDTEKLLEYVTELSRVAETVEKYKLDVAQMEETVIKKDQDIEILRATLKTKEEESFKLIQELNDRCQLLQQEKEKELLEIRGKFQSMNAEIDDLKKKIRFEEQEHQKLLQKHEEIVSQLKQEKESSASMHQKLLEFQDEVTNERRLLEEELNDTMNELNKLHAQEKKAGKLVKRLEQEIKSQALQLSQMEVKLKGKNAELEQINEMHSKAVLQIQEEQSNTLRKLGETVAEFESYKKTTAEEISGLKAENTSLQEEVASLKKVGQDNLQLLQEAENTKNKAKEECARMLLDIQTKLALKEAETERTKESCLAQMTKLQEKLDEQTKDLKRKLEVERPRETINEDVISSLEEEIKTWCNLYEDLYNKTKPFQQQLDAFEAEKNALLNEHGAAQEELNKLSDAYAKLLGHQNQKQKIKHVMKLKEDNAHLKQDVSKLRALLAKEKQSNRDLQEQLHAIQGIRRFDPSKAFQHDSKENIPPKTPFREGNKNKI